CTCTTGCAACATTAACAGCAACAGGACAAGACAAAGTTAAAAAAGGATTCGCACCACTACCATCAGGCTTTAAATACATAGATTACAACAACATAAAACAGGCAGAAGAAGCAATCACAGATGATACAGCAGCAATACTAGTAGAACCTATACAGGGAGAAAGTGGAGTAAGAGTACCTGATGATGATTACCTACCATCACTTAGAAAATTATGTGACGAAAAGAACATATTATTAATCTTCGATGAAGTACAAACCGGTTTTGGCCGTACTGGTAAATTCTTTGCATCAGAACTAACAAACACAGTACCAGACATAACAACCTGTGCTAAAGCAGTAGCAGGAGGTTTACCAATGGGATTAGTACTTGCAAACAAAGAAATTGCAGATGCATTTAATCCTGGAGACCATGCTTCTACATTTGGTGGAACAGCATTAGTATGTTCAGTAGCATCAGCAGTACTAGACATATACGATGAAGAAAACCTTGTTCAAAAATCACATGATAATGGTCAATACTTCATGGAAAAACTAGAATCTTTAAAAGAAAACCACGACTGTATCAATGAGGTACGGGGAAAAGGTTTAATGGTGGGTGTAGATATTAACTATGACTGTGGTGACTTAGTAGCTAAAGCTCAAGAAAAAGGAGTTCTTATAAATGTTACAAATGGTAACGTAATTAGATTTGTACCACCACTACTCATCACAAGAGAAGAATTAGATAAAGTTGTAGAAGTTATAGATGAAATATTACCATAAACTTCTTAACTCTTTTTTTTATATTACTATTTTTTACTTACTTTGTTATAGCTTCCCTAAAGAATTTAGGAATTAGCTTTCTATACATCTTATTTCTAAGTATTGTTTGTATATTCTTATCCAGAATATATGTGTCACAATGATCATTTTCTGCTCTCATACCACGACCATATGCCTGCATTAATGTCATAATTGTTTTATAAGCATACCATTGAGGGTCAATATTTTTTCTTTCATTTATCTGTTTATCACCAAGATAAGGGTAAGGTACCTTGTATATTACCTGGAATTGACATTTCTCGTAGGGTAAATCTACTCCCTCACTCATTGAAGGACTTACTAGTACATAAGGATTCTTTGATTTTTCAAATTCTGCTAGTACTTGTTCTCTAGTCTTAGGAGTGTGAGATAATATTCTCTGGTCACGAATATGCTCTGTAATGTATTGTTGACATTTATAACTATTAGTATGTATTAATCCCTTCTCGTCTCTATGTTTATCTAATATTTCTCTAAGTACAGGTATTGTTTTTGGTGCTGTATGCCATAATGCTCTTTTTGACATAGGTCCAACGAGTCTCATGTGTATTGGACGGTATTCCTTTTTAAATGGACTTTCACTTTTTATGTAGTATACTTCCTCAGGGTCTAATCCTAGCCATTTACAGAATAAATCCTTGTCAAGAATGGTTGCACTCATAAATAGAATCTTATCTGCATACTGGAATAATGTTTTTTCTGCATATTTATCTATTTTTAATGGTTTGAATGATACCATTTCACCCTCTGTTGATACAACCCAATTTTCGGAATCATTCTTGATGTTCTCTGTTATTTCTTTTATTTTTCTTTTTGTATGGTCTATTCTATCTCCTTTTTGTTTTGTCAGCATTGTTGTATTTATAGTATTATAGGAGTCGAATATTGCTTCTAGGAAGGCTATCCAATCTTTAACATCTGTATAGCTCATCATGTCACGGGGTATTGTTTCATTAATGTCTTTTTCTAGTTGTCTGCTGTAAATGTTTAGTTCAAGTTTGTGCATTATCTTATCTTCGATGTTATGTGCTTCATCCAGTACCATTAGGTTACGTTTCTGGAAGTGTTGTACGTAGTTTAATTCTAGATATGCGTAGTCATAGTTAAGTAGAGTCACTGGTTCTTGTATTGCTATTGCTTTTTGATTCCAATATGGACATTTTTCTGTTGATTTGAATGTGAATGGTGTAGTATAATAGTTGCTATGATCGTCTTTTCTTAAATCTTTCTGATGATTTGGTTCCATCTTTATACCATAAGGGCATGTGAATTCATCAGATGTTCTTATTGTTTGACATGTTCCCTGGTCACAAGTATTTAAAGACCCGCTATCTAAACAGGAAAAGTTGTTTCTTCCCTTCACTTGCGCATATCCAAATTCATCAGAATACTGTCTTTGTAATTGTTTTGTCATGGTTAATATGTATGCTGGCTGTAAGATTTGTCCAAGTGTTGCTGCGATAGCTGATTTTCCTGTACCCGTTCCTGCTTCTAGAATCACATAACGTTTTCCATCTTCAAAGGCATTAAGTATTTCTGTTATAAGTTCTAGCTGGTTATGTCTTGCTTCTTTGAATGGAAAGTTTTCTATTATTTCATCATCGATGTCAGGGTGTTGTCTTTGTAGTTCTTCTTTTTCTTCTGCGGAAGGTCTTTCAAGTAATGAGTTATGTTCATTATCCTTATCTGAACATATACACTTGGTTTTTATCATTCCACATTTTGGACAAAATATTGTATTCATATTATCATATCTTTATTTCATCTGTTTTTATTTTTTTCAATGTTTTCCATGCGATTCATATTTAATTTATTACTTTGTAGCCTTTTTTAAATATGGATTTAAAAATTATATATACTTAAACTTTTAAATTATTAGTATAAAGATATTCTATATTAGAAATTTAATTTTAATTGAATTTTTTAATAGAAACAGGAATTTATTAATTATTTTTTTTTTAAACATTAAAGGAACGATAACATGGCAATTGGAAAATTATATGGTATAGGAGTAGGTCCTGGAGACCCAGATTTATTAACAATAAAAGCAGCAAAAATCATCAAAAATACAGATATAATATTTGCACCTAAATCTAAGAATGGAAAGCCTAGTGTTGCATTAAATATAGCTCAGCAAATTATTGATGAAAGAGAGGAAGAGTGTGAAATATTACAGCCATTATTCCCAATGACCGAAGATAAGGATGAACTTGATAAATCATGGGATGAAGCAACAAACATGCTATATGAGAAATTAGCTACTGGACTAAACGCAGTATTTGTAACACTGGGTGACCCAACAGTATTCAGTACATTCTCATATATTTCAACAAGACTACAGGCAAAAGGCGTTGAAGTAGAAATTATTCCCGGTATAACATCATTCACCGCCTGTGCATCAAGAGCTGGAATACAGCTAACAGAACAAGATGATATAATGGCAGTTGTACCACAGGTAGATGAAAGATTAGCAAAAATATTACCATATGTAGATACTGTTGTTGCAATGAAAACATCCAGACATCTTGATGTTTTAGAAGATTGTATAAATAAAGATCCAAGAGAAAAAGAAATAGTATCAGTACAAAACTGTACAATGGATAATGAAAATATTGTACATGGATTTGTTGATAATAAGAAATACTTTTCAACCAGTATTATTAAATTTAAGAAATAATCTTCCTCTTTCATGTTCTTTTTTTAGGAGATTATTTATTTTTTCATTTATGAAGTTTAAGTGTTATCTTTTTTACTACTAGAAATAGTAAATTATAAACGAGAGTATTTACTAATATAATAATATTGTTCTAATAACAAGTTATTTTTCATATGCTCCAATAGTGTAGTCCGGCCAATCATTCGGGCCTCTCGAGCCTGAGACTCGGGTTCGAATCCCGATTGGAGCATTTAATTATTCTAAAAATTATTATACTATTTTTATGAAAGCTTATTTAATTTAAGTATTATTTTAAAAAAAAAGTTAGGTGATTAATAAGAGGTTTAAATTATTCCTCTTAGTATTTATAAAATCCTTCTCCGGCATTAACTCCAGTTTTACCAGCATCTATTTTTTCTTTGAGTTTTGCTGCTATTTTTCCTTCTGTTGTGTTAATGTCAGATGCTTTCGGATTCATTATTACAATGTTGTAAGCAGTAGTTAATCCTACAACATCAAGAATTCTGAATGGTCCTACTGGTGCACCTGTTGCTAGTACCCATGTTTTATCTATTGTTTCCGGGTCTGCTACATCATTTGCATATAATGCTTCTGCTGCAGAGAGGAATGGTACTAACATAGAGTTTAATATGTATCCTGCTTGTTCTTTCTTTAGTTTTAGTGGAACCATATTGATTGCTTCCGCAAATTCCACTACTTCATCATAATATTTCTGTTCTGTTTTTGGTTGACCCATTATTTCTGCAGTATTGTTTTTCCAGATTTCATTTGCAAAGTGAAGAGCTAAATATTTTTCTGGTCTTCCAGTGAAGTCTGCTAGTTGACTTGGCAGTAATGTTGATGAGTTTGTTGCTATTATTGTTTTTTCAGGGAGGTGTTTTGATAATTCTTCATAGAATGCTTTTTTCTGTTCTGGGTCTTCTGCGATTGCTTCTATTACTAAATCAGCATTTTTTCCAGCTTCTTCGTAGCTTGTTGTGAGTGTTAGATTTTCATAGCCTGATTCTACTTTGTTTTTTAATTCATCTATTTCATCGTCTGTTAGATTTTGTTTATCTGTGAATCCTCTACAGTATGCTTGAGGGTTTGTTTTCATTGCTTCTAGTGTTTCGAGGTATATGTTTTTTAGTCTGTCGATTTTTGGCTGTGCTCTTTCTATTGATCCTTCGCTTCTTAGCCATATTGTTACATTAAATCCGCTAAATGCTGTTTGAAATGCTATTTGACTACCGAGTACTCCTCCACCAGCTACTACTACGTTTTTTATATTCATAATATGCCTCCATTATAAATGTCATGTCCGTGTTTTTTTTTTTGAATATTTATTATTTTATTAAGATTATTATATATATTTATCATGAATAATTATGATAATTAATTTTATCTGTTCATGTAATTATCTAATGTTTTACAAAGATTAATCCAGCTAAAATGTTCATATATTGTTTTCTGAATTTTTTCAGGATTTTCTTTTATTTTATTCCAATTTTTAATAGTGTTTTTCAGTGTATTTTCTAATTGTTCTTTGTCATGTTCTATTATTTTTCCGTATCCTGTTTTTTCTATTATATCCGGTGATCCTCCTACATTTGTTGATATAATATAGTTTCCATGATATGCTGCTTCTAATGTGGATATTCCAAAGCTTTCCTTACTAGAAGTACAGCAATATATACTTGATTTAGCATATTCATTTGCAAGCACATGTTTTTCTGAAATATATCCCTTAAGTATGATTTTATCCTTTAATTCAGGATTATTGTTATAGAAATTATCTATAAAATCAGTCATATCCTCTTTTACTTCACCAATTAACACTACTTTCCAATCATTTAATTCAATATTACAAATAGCATTTAATAACAAGTCTATTGACTTATTTTTCTTTTCAATAGAACCAACATATAATATTGTTTTATTCTTATTATTTACATCAACATCAGTTTTAAGAATCCCATTTGGCAGATAAAGTAGTTTATTATTATCAATTAGATTACTACTTTCTAAAACATGATAATTCCTAATAGTTTCAATACTAACAACATCTATAAACTTAAACAAGATTTTAACTAATAATCTACGTACACATGGCTTGAAACCTTCACGTTTAACTAGAAAATCAATAAAATCATTATTAGCATCTAATTTTAGGTGTATGGTGCCCTTTTTGTTATGAAGTTTATATGTAAATACATACCATGGCAGAAGATTATATCTAAGATG
This genomic interval from Candidatus Methanosphaera massiliense contains the following:
- a CDS encoding aspartate aminotransferase family protein; this translates as MNTQEVKDTLDTYVMHTYGRYDLVIDHGHGSKVYDKEGNEYIDCVAGIAVNSIGHTHEKVAKVIAEQAKKLIHVSNLYYTEEQAKYAEKIVKKSPHDKVFFANSGAEANEGAIKLARKYTGKGEIITTNGSFHGRTLATLTATGQDKVKKGFAPLPSGFKYIDYNNIKQAEEAITDDTAAILVEPIQGESGVRVPDDDYLPSLRKLCDEKNILLIFDEVQTGFGRTGKFFASELTNTVPDITTCAKAVAGGLPMGLVLANKEIADAFNPGDHASTFGGTALVCSVASAVLDIYDEENLVQKSHDNGQYFMEKLESLKENHDCINEVRGKGLMVGVDINYDCGDLVAKAQEKGVLINVTNGNVIRFVPPLLITREELDKVVEVIDEILP
- a CDS encoding helicase C-terminal domain-containing protein gives rise to the protein MNTIFCPKCGMIKTKCICSDKDNEHNSLLERPSAEEKEELQRQHPDIDDEIIENFPFKEARHNQLELITEILNAFEDGKRYVILEAGTGTGKSAIAATLGQILQPAYILTMTKQLQRQYSDEFGYAQVKGRNNFSCLDSGSLNTCDQGTCQTIRTSDEFTCPYGIKMEPNHQKDLRKDDHSNYYTTPFTFKSTEKCPYWNQKAIAIQEPVTLLNYDYAYLELNYVQHFQKRNLMVLDEAHNIEDKIMHKLELNIYSRQLEKDINETIPRDMMSYTDVKDWIAFLEAIFDSYNTINTTMLTKQKGDRIDHTKRKIKEITENIKNDSENWVVSTEGEMVSFKPLKIDKYAEKTLFQYADKILFMSATILDKDLFCKWLGLDPEEVYYIKSESPFKKEYRPIHMRLVGPMSKRALWHTAPKTIPVLREILDKHRDEKGLIHTNSYKCQQYITEHIRDQRILSHTPKTREQVLAEFEKSKNPYVLVSPSMSEGVDLPYEKCQFQVIYKVPYPYLGDKQINERKNIDPQWYAYKTIMTLMQAYGRGMRAENDHCDTYILDKNIQTILRNKMYRKLIPKFFREAITK
- the cobI gene encoding precorrin-2 C(20)-methyltransferase, translated to MAIGKLYGIGVGPGDPDLLTIKAAKIIKNTDIIFAPKSKNGKPSVALNIAQQIIDEREEECEILQPLFPMTEDKDELDKSWDEATNMLYEKLATGLNAVFVTLGDPTVFSTFSYISTRLQAKGVEVEIIPGITSFTACASRAGIQLTEQDDIMAVVPQVDERLAKILPYVDTVVAMKTSRHLDVLEDCINKDPREKEIVSVQNCTMDNENIVHGFVDNKKYFSTSIIKFKK
- a CDS encoding 3-hydroxyacyl-CoA dehydrogenase: MNIKNVVVAGGGVLGSQIAFQTAFSGFNVTIWLRSEGSIERAQPKIDRLKNIYLETLEAMKTNPQAYCRGFTDKQNLTDDEIDELKNKVESGYENLTLTTSYEEAGKNADLVIEAIAEDPEQKKAFYEELSKHLPEKTIIATNSSTLLPSQLADFTGRPEKYLALHFANEIWKNNTAEIMGQPKTEQKYYDEVVEFAEAINMVPLKLKKEQAGYILNSMLVPFLSAAEALYANDVADPETIDKTWVLATGAPVGPFRILDVVGLTTAYNIVIMNPKASDINTTEGKIAAKLKEKIDAGKTGVNAGEGFYKY
- a CDS encoding glycosyltransferase, encoding MKKFNCIFPGLYNYILTKDVGMIPYVLSEKYDSIITTYDNDNYTYMENILNSDNLEINYLENTGNERRDVTRYIRSNAGDIDFIEFYHLRYNLLPWYVFTYKLHNKKGTIHLKLDANNDFIDFLVKREGFKPCVRRLLVKILFKFIDVVSIETIRNYHVLESSNLIDNNKLLYLPNGILKTDVDVNNKNKTILYVGSIEKKNKSIDLLLNAICNIELNDWKVVLIGEVKEDMTDFIDNFYNNNPELKDKIILKGYISEKHVLANEYAKSSIYCCTSSKESFGISTLEAAYHGNYIISTNVGGSPDIIEKTGYGKIIEHDKEQLENTLKNTIKNWNKIKENPEKIQKTIYEHFSWINLCKTLDNYMNR